CGAGAATGCATTAAGTGGCTGTAAACCATGATATGGTGAAGATGAATCAAATATAGAGTGAAGAATATAACTCATACTTAACTGATGAATGATCTGGTTTAAGTTGTATTATTGCGCTCCATGAAGCGGAGGTTGTTTGCACTCATCCATGTCTGTAATTAGATCATTTTGTATGTGATTTGGCTATGATGCAAGCACTATGCCAAAACTCGATccacatttttcatttttatgttGTAGGGGAGAAATGGTCGAGGGTTCCTGTTCTCCCACGCGATGAACATTATGGTGGGACCAAAGGAGGACAGGCACCTCATGACAGGTCTTCACACTGTAGCTGATGTCTACTGCTGTGATTGTCGTGAGGTGCTTGGTTGGAAGTATGAAAGAGCCTATGAGGAAACTCAGAAATACAAGGAAGGGAAGTTCATACTTGAGAAGTCGAGAATAGTCAAGGAAAACTGGTAGCACCAAtgaaattttcttctcatttatcCTCATGCCAGTTTAAGAGTATTGATGCCTCGACGTGGATTATCTTGTCCAGAACACACTGATCAATTGAAGATGCTAAATTATTGTTCCTTGCTGTGCATTCTACTTGTGTTTTCTCTGTAAATTGTATTTAGAGATCATCAATTATGTGGTTGGTAAATCTGTGATTCATTATGTGGCTGGATTTCAGTTGAATACATAGAACCATTGTAATCTTGACGTCTCCTCTGTCATGGATCAAGAACACTGAGCATAATATGTTCGAAAAACTCTATATCATTCTTCAAATCATCATACTCTCAATATCCCTTAATCTGACATTAAATAATTAGTCCACAAGTGAAACATAACAAATAGTCTCCGATTATTAAATGCTACATCATAGGATGGTGCATGGGTAGCATTACTCATGATTGAATAGACATACAgtttatgtgacgcccccaaaatccccacgtccgaacacggggaaattgagacgtccggatggtgacaacccgggtcaccatcccatcgacgggtgccgagtgtgtgcaaggcaacagatgtgtacagagaaacacgcagcggataacgaaagtcataactaagtaccagaattttttcttaacttaatacaagctgtttaaaacatacatagataaaatattacaaaacacaaatacagttttaacaaataaaaagacagcatcagcaacccggcggagccgcatcctcgggctcagcctcctcctcttcgtcctctaactctgcaccaaaagctacggaaccacgaatggtacagcaggtaagtaaaacccaaacactaccagataaaaacacataaaactcaaacaatatgtatgaaccatgcccaatgcccaaagcccaaaaacaccagttttccacacacgccaaaaaccctttttggcccaaaaacacatcctttccaaaaaaacacgccaaaagtcacatttggccgccaaaagtccatttggcccaatatcttgccagaagtccatccggcccaatatctcgccagaagtccatctgacccacgccaaaagtcccatttggcctcataaaccattatccaattttaaccgtatgcaccatgacctcccctaggggtcatccgcacaccctggctccagtgtcacaccgtagagtaccaccacgcatgtgacacctaacgagcgatgcccagttccgcgccccgcgcgtgtgtagccaagcatcctctaaccctcgccagcaaagggccacggagtcggtgagtagggcgatgcccggttccgcgcccggcgcgttcgtagccaagcatcccctagccccgctcccgtcatctctctcgacaactcaggagacatcactcagtttattcccctcccgagtgaccagaggagctccaccgagataataactcatcccggcttgggctcgtgatacacacgcacccgtaaaactactcacgccaatacacaggcttttcacacatgaacaaaaacacacgtgcatgtatcatgaaatgccatatcaatgcataataaaataaccaaccaacataaatcaattaaacagacaactccgtcctccatccatccgacccccgaaactcctcggactcagtccggaatcagccaaccaacagataaataattgaatgagcaatatatattaaaatctgaaaatagagtttggaaaatacttacagcgctatatggcaattttagaaaacaagcggcgttgcaaacggcggaaaaacagcaacgtcacagtgaaaattcactgtggccgtgggtttgaaaaacccacttttgaacggggacgaactaggacacgagattgatagggaatggtctagggatggttgtgaagctattggaagtggcgaacggccgtgggtggcggcggaatggccggattacccaaaacggaaactaagctcgtaggagctgttccggtggtcgttggaggtcggaaatgggtgggttaggacggcaaggagtcggtgatgaagtggtgaagaaatggtggccggaggtggagcggcggcggcggatcggagcaaaatccgtgcgcccttcttggagcttttccgggccaaacggccggccggttgggggtgggttttggaggggtggtgcaccggagggagaggaagagaatgggaccggtgggaggccgaacggtggccggacggcggcggtaggggctggagaaggtgacgccggcgtgagggagatggaggagagagagagagagagagagcacggggggggttcggtcgagcgggagaagaaaagaaaaaaaggaaaagaagaaaaagaaaaagaaaggaaaaagaaaagaagggaaaaagaaaaagaaaaaagagaaaaaggaaaaagatgtgaaaagagatgaggtccagtcctcactccgggaaaacgaaacaaaccgccaaaagattaaaaccacaaaacaactaaaagaaataaaacacaacctcaattaaattaaattaaattaaaacccaattttttaaaacgcaaataaattaaaataaaataactgatatattaattaaaataaaaacaattatttcagcgaaaatacactcaaaagcgggtcatcacatcctcccctccttaaaacaatttcgtcctcgaaattgcaaatcaaccaccaacttaaagcaagccacgtaaacgctcataaaccaactgagatcaagattaaaatacataccttcatcattcgaacaaatacgggtactgctccctcatgtccgctgctcgctcccaagagaagtcttgagctaacggatctccccaagtcactttaactaaaggtatcgtcttggacctcaactgttgcttcttccaatccaaaatctgcgacggaacaacttcgtaagtgagatccggttgcaactgaatacctgctgggtcgacgaaacgtggctcttgctgtccaaagctcttcttcagggatgatacgtggaagacatcatgaacatccccaaaataatctggcaaagcaaccctataggcgacggaccctactctctccagaatctgaaaagggccgacgtacctcgg
This Carya illinoinensis cultivar Pawnee chromosome 11, C.illinoinensisPawnee_v1, whole genome shotgun sequence DNA region includes the following protein-coding sequences:
- the LOC122280488 gene encoding protein yippee-like At4g27745, whose amino-acid sequence is MAELIGPRLYSCCNCRNHVALHDDVISKSFQGRNGRGFLFSHAMNIMVGPKEDRHLMTGLHTVADVYCCDCREVLGWKYERAYEETQKYKEGKFILEKSRIVKENW